A region of Myxococcus stipitatus DSM 14675 DNA encodes the following proteins:
- a CDS encoding non-ribosomal peptide synthetase — MSAHESKPASPRVRRPPPVVAARRDGPLPLSFAQRRMWFLSRMDPSGFAYNAPFFSRLSGPLDVAALERALDAVVRRHEALRTTFVEVEGEPVQCIAPDAPVVLEVRRLEGPEREREARRRAEEEARRPFDLSVGPMLRASLLRLDEEEHVLLLTLHHIACDGWSLSLLELELRALYAASLDGREPMLPALKVQYADHAMWQREWLTGEVLEEQLAWWKGHLAGASPALVLPVDRPRPPVQSSRGAVLGVPFPAELMRALEARCKQESVTPFMWLLSALQAVLSRHSGQRDVVVGTPIAGRSRREVEGLIGFFANTLALRVDVEGSEPFQGLLKRVRQACLGAYQHQDVPFEKLVDALRPVRDLSRTPLFQVLLVLQNAPPLVRLAGVESRDLDFEPGVAKFDLTLFVRETPEGWMGFWEYSTALFDEATVRRLAGHYGAFLSGVVSNPALEVGQVELLDEEEKREVLVEWSGRQVVERPAELVHRWVEAQVSRTPDAVAVTDGRESLTYAQLEQRANQVAHHLISLGLRPGSALGLCLERSSLDVPVVVLAALKAGVTYLPLDPVYPPGRLAQMLEDVGAPVVLVHASLEHALPEACPARRVRLEDEQGRIATRPTTGPDWELSPELPCYVIFTSGSTGRPKGVTMSHRGVGTLVEWQTATTSARGSRTLQFSSLSFDVSFQEMFCTWSEGGTLVLVSAATHQDPALLLTHMREHRVERLFLPYVALQALCERARHEAELPPLREVATAGEALHVTPALVSFFERLPGCVLENQYGPVEGHVVTAWRARGAPSTWPALPPVGRPISLATVYVLDAWGAPCPVGVTGEVYLGARSLAHGYWGRAELTAERFVPDAFHRGEDGRRLYRTGDLARWLADGNLELQGRRDAQVKVRGFRVEPGEVEVALKEQPGVGDAVVVVRASGRGDKQLVGFVVSPLAWDAEALKRQLGARLPEYMVPASLIRVDVLPLAPSGKVDRRALETMEVERGDEGAGYEAPRDARERMLAEVWGEVLGLAPVGVRDDFFALGGHSLLATRVVSRLRDLLGQDVPVRLLFEAPTVRALAERLSVLAGHVRLPELQRAVRREDTPLSFAQQRLWFLAQLDAGGHSYNLPFVVRLQGAVEVEALERSLVDVVRRHEALRTSFVEVDGEPVQRVSPDATLSLGVELLDGTEEVEEAVRRRVVREVQAPFDVSRGPLLRATLLHTGGDSHVLMVVLHHLVADGGSLSVLSQELEALYAAALKGEVAALPALPVQYADYTLWQRGWLKGDVEAAQLAWWGEALKGAPPVLEWPTDRPRPAVQTYRGASVPVCLSAELTESLRRLGRREGVTLYMTLLAAFQTFLARYSGQWDVVVGTPVSGRTAKETEALVGFFVNTLALRARPGAEATFQTFLRETKETVLGAFAHQDVPFERLVEHLRPERDLSRSPLFQVLFTLQEATPLLSLPGVQARPWDFASTIAKFDLELLLVDAPGAGVEGQLIYNADLFEPATVQRIAECFLELSRNLVASPEARLSSLSLLPEAARQRMLVEWNQTAVEFPREACVHHLFEAQVALRPDAVALEFGEQRWSYRALDARANQLAWALRARGVGADTLVAVCLERSVELIVALLGILKAGGAYVPLDSSYPARRWEQMLEDSAPRLLLTTRALSAQLPESSLPELMLLEDLRWEEWPSTTSRMPVSGRNLAYVDFTSGSTGRPKGVAVEHRGVLRLLYGAPYARLGPEETFLLIAPISFDASTLEVWGPLCLGGRLVVFPPRSPSELDLLKDVLRRHSVTLLHLTAGLFSQMVELEMEGLKGVRQLLTGGDVVSAPHVRRVLEELGIPVTACYGPTESTLFTSTHRMARVEDVGASVPIGRPIGNTQVYVLDAGLEPVPVGVAGELFIGGDGLARGYLRQPDVTADRFIPNPFSTVSGERLYRTGDLARWRVDGVLEFLGRRDSQVKVRGYRIELGEVEAALLAHPSVKDGLVVARDGVGGKRLVAYYVEHAETPDAPVVKEWLKQRLPEFMVPSAFVKLDALPLTANGKVDRKALPSPEQEGAAGDEAQGPRSVMEGLVARIWMPLLGVARVGVKDDFFALGGHSLLATRVVSRLREALGREVPVRMLFEAPTLESLAERLEAMKATTLGTKQAPALVRVPRSEGMPLSFAQRRLWFLGSLDAGGYSYNLPFVVRLRGVLDVAALEHAFTELVWRHEALRTTFAEVEGEPVQRIASPEPVRVQVVDARGVATRPHVEALARASFDLTKGPLLRVTLVKEGEGEHVMVVVVHHIVADGWSMGVMAREVEALYGAYVKGEEGKLEEVGLQYADYAVWQREWMKGAVLEEQLGWWRERLRGAPEVLEVPTDRARPAVQGYRGASVAVRMKEELAEGLRELSRREGVTLYMTLLAGFQTLLARYSGQWDVVVGSPVSGRTVKEVEGLIGFFVNTMVVRTEAGGELTFREMLGKVKESVLGALGHQEVPFEKLVEAMSPARDMSRAPLVQVAFGLNGPARLPRLPGVSASEVEYEPGMAKFDLALSVREDAEDLTSFWELNTDLFERETVERMAAHYQQLLEAAVREPETRLDALPMAGHRDVPVKRALTAPPLKKKAQWTPEGFIAPRTALEELVADTWAPLLGMKRVGAEDHFFDQGGHSLLVMQVASRLREVLGRDIPVRMLFESPRLSELASHLEDLVRGTPGPVRPALPPVSSREVLPQSFAQQRLWFLDRLEPNSPLYNIALAMKLEGVLDVAALERAFNTVVRRHASLRTTFRQDEQGAVQCIHPEVSLPLAVVDLTELSGAIRAQEVSRLVAQEGHRPFDLTKGPLLRVTLVKEGEGEHVMVVVVHHIVADGWSMGVMAREVEALYGAYVKGEEGKLEEVGLQYADYAVWQREWMKGEVLEEQLGWWRERLRGAPEVLEVPTDRARPAVQGYRGASVAVRVKGELAEGLRELSRREGVTLYMTLLAGFQTLLARYSGQWDVVVGSPVSGRTVKEVEGLIGFFVNTMVVRTEAGGELTFREMLGKVKESVLGALGHQEVPFEKLVEAMSPARDMSRAPLVQVVFQLQNAYSGDLALAGLQQRPMDHGLRFAKVDLALSLQETSEGLQGELDFSSDLYDVATMARFSEHLVNLLEAAVAEPSSRLLDLPLLKESSRKQLLTHGGREAPFEGQCLHRMFEAQVARTPAAVAVVMDGQVLTYAELDRRARKLARVLRQWGVRPDVVVALCLAPSFDWVVAVFAILKAGGAYLPMDPEHPAERLAYMLDDAKVALLVSKSEEASSLAYSGAMVLLDELGELPEVAGTEELAPEVTARNLAYVIYTSGSTGRPKGTLLEHRGASNLAEAFGPARGGIGPGERVLHFAPVSFDASVADLFPTLLSGATVVLARREQMGPGRPLAELLVREQVTSVALPPSVLALLPTGDYPSLRVIVSVGEACNTELVARWSPGRLFMNGYGPTEGTVCATLAECVAGERLTIGVPLRNVVTRVMDEAGQLVPPGVWGELYLGGMGLARGYLGRPELTAERFVPDPFGSGGRLYRTGDVVRVLADGRYEYLRRADHQVKVRGVRVEPGEVSAALATLPGVRSAVAMGREDTQGERRLVAYVVPMDDAALTVDVLRVGLKRLLPEPWIPSAFVLLRELPLTPNGKLDLKALPAPESHRPELSGGYVAPQEGMEQLLAQLVAEVLKLDRVGASDNFFDLGGNSLLLQMLQMKLEERLRRKVPLVLLLQYPSVRALAAQLGASEPEPQAPKAAVAASGDRREGLQRLARQRRQRPGSD, encoded by the coding sequence ATGTCCGCGCACGAGTCGAAGCCCGCGAGTCCTCGCGTCCGCAGGCCCCCGCCAGTGGTGGCCGCACGTCGGGACGGGCCCTTGCCCCTGTCCTTCGCGCAGCGGCGGATGTGGTTCCTCTCGCGGATGGACCCGTCGGGCTTCGCGTACAACGCGCCGTTCTTCTCCCGGCTGAGCGGGCCGTTGGATGTGGCGGCGTTGGAGCGCGCCCTCGACGCCGTGGTCCGCCGGCACGAGGCGCTGCGGACGACCTTCGTGGAGGTGGAGGGGGAGCCGGTGCAGTGCATCGCGCCGGACGCGCCGGTGGTGCTGGAGGTGCGGCGGCTGGAGGGCCCGGAGCGCGAGCGCGAGGCCCGGAGACGGGCGGAGGAGGAGGCGCGGCGTCCGTTCGACTTGAGCGTGGGGCCGATGCTGCGCGCGAGCCTCTTGCGGCTGGATGAAGAGGAGCACGTGTTGCTCCTGACGCTGCACCACATCGCGTGCGACGGCTGGTCGCTGTCGCTGCTGGAGCTGGAGTTGCGGGCGCTGTACGCGGCGTCGCTCGACGGGCGCGAGCCGATGCTCCCCGCGTTGAAGGTCCAGTACGCGGACCACGCGATGTGGCAGCGCGAGTGGTTGACGGGAGAGGTGCTGGAGGAGCAGCTCGCGTGGTGGAAGGGGCACCTGGCGGGAGCCTCGCCCGCGCTGGTGCTGCCGGTGGACCGGCCGAGGCCGCCGGTGCAGTCCTCGCGAGGCGCCGTGCTGGGCGTGCCGTTCCCCGCGGAGCTGATGCGGGCGTTGGAGGCGCGCTGCAAGCAGGAGTCGGTGACGCCGTTCATGTGGCTGCTGTCAGCCCTCCAGGCCGTGCTGTCGAGGCACAGCGGGCAGCGGGACGTGGTGGTGGGGACGCCCATCGCGGGACGGAGCCGTCGCGAGGTGGAGGGGCTCATCGGCTTCTTCGCCAACACGCTGGCGCTGCGCGTGGACGTGGAGGGGAGCGAGCCCTTCCAGGGCTTGTTGAAGCGGGTGCGTCAGGCGTGCCTGGGGGCGTACCAGCACCAGGATGTGCCGTTCGAGAAGCTGGTGGATGCGCTGCGGCCGGTGCGAGACCTGAGCCGCACTCCGTTGTTCCAGGTGCTGCTCGTGCTCCAGAACGCGCCGCCGCTGGTGCGCCTGGCGGGCGTGGAGTCGAGGGACCTGGACTTCGAGCCCGGCGTCGCCAAGTTCGACCTGACGCTCTTCGTGCGCGAGACGCCCGAGGGATGGATGGGTTTCTGGGAGTACAGCACCGCGCTGTTCGACGAGGCGACGGTGCGGCGGCTCGCGGGCCACTACGGGGCGTTCCTGTCGGGGGTGGTGTCGAACCCCGCGCTGGAGGTGGGGCAGGTGGAGCTCCTCGACGAGGAGGAGAAGCGCGAGGTGTTGGTGGAGTGGAGCGGGCGTCAGGTGGTGGAGCGCCCGGCGGAGCTGGTGCACCGGTGGGTGGAAGCACAGGTGTCGCGCACGCCTGACGCGGTGGCGGTGACGGATGGGCGGGAGTCGCTGACGTATGCGCAGCTGGAGCAGCGGGCCAACCAGGTCGCGCACCACCTGATCTCGCTGGGGCTTCGTCCTGGAAGCGCGCTGGGGTTGTGTCTGGAGCGGAGCAGCCTGGACGTTCCGGTGGTGGTGCTCGCGGCGCTGAAGGCGGGGGTGACGTACCTGCCGCTGGACCCGGTGTATCCACCAGGGCGGCTGGCGCAGATGCTGGAGGACGTGGGTGCGCCCGTGGTGCTGGTGCACGCCTCGCTGGAGCACGCGCTGCCGGAGGCGTGTCCGGCCCGGCGGGTGCGACTGGAGGACGAGCAGGGGCGCATCGCGACGCGGCCCACGACGGGGCCGGACTGGGAGCTGTCTCCGGAGCTGCCCTGCTACGTCATCTTCACGTCGGGGAGCACGGGGCGGCCCAAGGGCGTGACGATGTCCCATCGGGGCGTGGGCACGCTGGTGGAGTGGCAGACCGCGACCACGTCGGCGCGAGGGTCGAGGACCCTCCAGTTCTCCTCGCTGAGCTTCGATGTGTCGTTCCAGGAGATGTTCTGCACGTGGAGCGAGGGCGGCACGCTGGTGCTTGTCTCGGCGGCGACGCATCAGGACCCCGCGCTGTTGTTGACGCACATGCGGGAGCACCGCGTGGAGCGGCTCTTCCTCCCGTATGTCGCGCTCCAGGCGCTGTGTGAGCGGGCGCGGCACGAGGCGGAGCTTCCACCGTTGCGCGAGGTGGCGACGGCGGGCGAGGCGCTGCACGTGACGCCCGCGCTGGTGTCGTTCTTCGAGCGGCTGCCCGGGTGCGTGCTGGAGAATCAGTACGGGCCGGTGGAAGGCCACGTGGTGACGGCCTGGCGGGCGCGAGGGGCTCCCTCGACGTGGCCCGCGCTGCCGCCAGTGGGGCGTCCCATCTCGCTCGCGACGGTGTACGTGCTGGATGCGTGGGGCGCGCCGTGTCCGGTGGGGGTGACGGGAGAGGTGTACCTGGGGGCGCGGAGCCTCGCGCATGGCTACTGGGGCCGCGCGGAGCTGACGGCGGAGCGCTTCGTTCCCGATGCCTTCCACCGAGGAGAGGACGGGCGGCGGCTGTACCGCACGGGCGACCTGGCGCGGTGGCTGGCGGACGGGAACCTGGAGCTGCAGGGCCGGAGGGATGCGCAGGTGAAGGTGCGCGGCTTCCGGGTGGAGCCGGGCGAGGTCGAGGTGGCGCTGAAGGAGCAGCCCGGCGTCGGCGACGCGGTGGTGGTCGTGAGGGCGTCGGGGCGAGGTGACAAGCAGTTGGTGGGGTTCGTGGTGTCCCCGCTCGCGTGGGACGCGGAGGCCCTGAAGCGCCAGCTCGGGGCGCGGCTGCCGGAGTACATGGTGCCCGCGTCGTTGATTCGGGTGGATGTGCTGCCGTTGGCTCCCTCGGGCAAGGTGGACCGGCGCGCGCTGGAGACGATGGAGGTCGAGCGCGGCGATGAGGGGGCCGGCTACGAAGCACCGCGAGACGCACGGGAGCGGATGCTGGCGGAGGTCTGGGGCGAGGTGCTGGGCCTCGCTCCCGTGGGCGTGCGGGACGACTTCTTCGCGCTGGGCGGACACTCGCTCCTGGCCACGCGAGTGGTGTCTCGGCTGAGGGACTTGCTGGGGCAGGACGTCCCCGTGCGCTTGTTGTTCGAGGCGCCCACGGTGCGCGCGTTGGCGGAGCGCCTGAGTGTGCTCGCGGGGCATGTGCGGCTCCCGGAGTTGCAGCGAGCGGTCCGGCGCGAGGACACGCCGTTGTCCTTCGCGCAGCAGCGCCTGTGGTTCCTGGCGCAGCTCGATGCGGGAGGACACTCGTACAACCTGCCGTTCGTCGTCCGCCTCCAGGGGGCCGTGGAGGTGGAGGCGCTGGAGCGCTCCCTGGTGGACGTGGTGCGGCGGCATGAGGCGCTGCGCACGAGCTTCGTGGAGGTGGACGGCGAGCCCGTGCAGCGCGTGAGCCCGGACGCGACGTTGTCCCTGGGCGTGGAGCTGTTGGACGGGACGGAGGAGGTGGAGGAGGCGGTGCGGCGGCGGGTGGTGCGCGAGGTCCAGGCGCCGTTCGATGTATCGCGAGGCCCCCTGCTGCGAGCGACCCTGTTGCACACGGGGGGCGACAGTCACGTGCTGATGGTGGTGCTGCACCACCTGGTGGCGGACGGCGGGTCGTTGAGCGTGCTCAGCCAGGAGCTGGAGGCCCTGTACGCAGCGGCGCTGAAGGGGGAGGTCGCGGCCCTCCCGGCGCTGCCCGTGCAGTACGCCGACTACACGCTCTGGCAGCGAGGTTGGCTGAAGGGAGACGTGGAGGCCGCGCAGCTCGCGTGGTGGGGTGAAGCGCTGAAGGGCGCGCCGCCCGTGCTGGAGTGGCCCACGGACAGGCCGAGGCCCGCGGTGCAGACCTATCGAGGCGCCAGTGTGCCGGTGTGTCTGTCGGCGGAGCTGACCGAGTCCTTGCGGCGGCTGGGCCGACGAGAAGGCGTGACGCTGTACATGACGCTGCTGGCGGCGTTCCAGACGTTCCTGGCGCGCTACAGCGGGCAGTGGGACGTGGTGGTGGGGACGCCCGTGTCGGGGCGGACGGCGAAGGAGACAGAAGCGCTGGTGGGCTTCTTCGTGAACACGCTGGCCCTGCGCGCGCGCCCGGGGGCGGAGGCGACGTTCCAGACATTCCTGCGCGAGACGAAGGAGACGGTGCTCGGGGCCTTCGCGCACCAGGATGTGCCCTTCGAGCGATTGGTGGAGCACCTGCGCCCGGAGCGGGACTTGAGCCGCTCACCGCTGTTCCAGGTGCTCTTCACGTTGCAGGAGGCCACGCCCCTGCTGTCGCTCCCCGGAGTCCAGGCGCGCCCCTGGGACTTCGCGAGCACCATCGCGAAGTTCGACCTCGAGCTGCTGCTGGTCGATGCACCGGGGGCCGGTGTCGAGGGACAGCTCATCTACAACGCGGACCTGTTCGAGCCCGCCACCGTCCAGCGCATCGCGGAGTGCTTCCTCGAGCTGTCGCGCAACCTCGTCGCGAGTCCGGAGGCGCGGCTGTCGTCGCTGTCGCTCCTGCCGGAGGCCGCGCGTCAGCGGATGTTGGTGGAGTGGAACCAGACGGCCGTGGAGTTCCCGAGAGAGGCGTGTGTCCACCACCTCTTCGAGGCGCAGGTCGCGCTGCGTCCCGACGCGGTGGCGCTGGAGTTCGGCGAGCAGCGATGGAGCTACCGGGCGCTGGATGCGCGGGCGAACCAGCTGGCCTGGGCCCTGCGGGCGCGAGGCGTGGGCGCGGACACGTTGGTGGCGGTGTGTCTGGAGCGCTCGGTGGAGCTCATCGTGGCGCTGCTGGGCATCCTCAAGGCGGGGGGAGCCTACGTGCCGCTGGACTCCAGCTATCCGGCGCGGCGGTGGGAGCAGATGTTGGAGGACTCGGCGCCCAGGTTGTTGCTCACGACGCGGGCCCTGTCGGCGCAGCTGCCCGAGTCCTCCCTGCCCGAGCTGATGTTGCTGGAGGACCTGCGGTGGGAGGAGTGGCCCTCGACGACGTCGAGGATGCCCGTGTCGGGGCGGAACCTGGCGTATGTGGACTTCACGTCGGGGAGCACGGGGCGCCCCAAGGGCGTGGCCGTCGAGCACCGAGGTGTCCTGCGTCTGTTGTACGGCGCGCCCTATGCGCGGCTGGGACCGGAGGAGACGTTCCTGCTCATCGCGCCCATCTCCTTCGATGCGTCGACGTTGGAGGTCTGGGGGCCGCTGTGCCTGGGGGGCCGCCTGGTGGTCTTCCCGCCGCGTTCGCCCAGTGAGCTGGACCTGCTGAAGGACGTGCTGCGCCGCCACTCGGTGACCTTGTTGCATCTGACAGCGGGGTTGTTCAGCCAGATGGTGGAGCTGGAGATGGAGGGGCTGAAGGGCGTGCGCCAGCTCCTGACGGGAGGCGACGTCGTGTCCGCGCCGCACGTGAGGCGCGTGTTGGAGGAGCTGGGGATTCCAGTGACGGCCTGCTACGGGCCGACGGAGAGCACGCTGTTCACGTCGACCCACCGCATGGCGCGAGTGGAGGACGTCGGGGCCTCGGTGCCCATTGGCCGGCCGATCGGCAACACGCAGGTGTACGTGTTGGACGCGGGCCTGGAGCCGGTGCCGGTGGGCGTGGCGGGCGAGCTGTTCATCGGAGGTGATGGCCTCGCGCGGGGATACCTGCGCCAGCCGGACGTGACGGCGGACCGCTTCATTCCGAATCCCTTCAGCACGGTGTCAGGGGAGCGGCTCTATCGCACGGGGGACCTGGCGCGCTGGCGGGTGGACGGCGTGTTGGAGTTCCTGGGGCGACGCGACAGCCAGGTGAAGGTGCGGGGATACCGCATCGAGCTGGGGGAGGTGGAGGCGGCGCTGCTCGCGCATCCCTCGGTGAAGGACGGGTTGGTGGTGGCGAGGGATGGGGTGGGGGGCAAGCGGCTGGTCGCGTACTACGTGGAGCACGCGGAGACGCCCGACGCGCCGGTCGTGAAGGAGTGGCTGAAGCAGCGGCTCCCTGAGTTCATGGTGCCTTCGGCGTTCGTGAAGCTGGACGCGCTGCCGCTGACCGCGAACGGCAAGGTGGACCGCAAGGCCCTGCCGTCGCCGGAGCAGGAAGGGGCGGCGGGAGACGAGGCGCAGGGGCCTCGGAGCGTCATGGAGGGGTTGGTGGCGCGCATCTGGATGCCGCTGCTGGGCGTGGCGCGCGTGGGCGTGAAGGACGACTTCTTCGCGTTGGGGGGACACTCACTGTTGGCGACGCGAGTGGTGTCTCGACTGCGGGAGGCGCTGGGCCGCGAGGTCCCGGTGCGGATGTTGTTCGAGGCGCCCACGCTGGAGTCCCTGGCCGAGCGACTGGAGGCGATGAAGGCGACGACGCTCGGGACGAAGCAGGCACCCGCGTTGGTGCGAGTGCCTCGCAGCGAGGGGATGCCGCTGTCCTTCGCGCAGCGACGTCTGTGGTTCCTCGGGAGCCTGGATGCGGGGGGCTATTCGTACAACCTGCCCTTCGTCGTCCGGCTGCGAGGCGTGTTGGACGTGGCCGCGCTGGAGCATGCGTTCACGGAGTTGGTGTGGCGCCATGAAGCCCTGCGCACGACGTTCGCCGAAGTGGAGGGCGAGCCCGTGCAGCGCATCGCCTCACCGGAGCCCGTGCGCGTGCAGGTGGTGGATGCACGGGGCGTCGCGACGCGGCCTCACGTCGAAGCCCTGGCGCGAGCGTCCTTCGACCTGACGAAAGGGCCGCTGCTGAGGGTGACGTTGGTGAAGGAGGGTGAAGGGGAGCACGTGATGGTGGTGGTGGTGCACCACATCGTGGCGGACGGGTGGTCGATGGGGGTGATGGCGAGGGAGGTGGAGGCGCTGTACGGGGCGTACGTGAAGGGGGAGGAGGGGAAGCTGGAGGAGGTGGGGTTGCAGTACGCGGACTACGCGGTGTGGCAGCGGGAGTGGATGAAGGGGGCGGTGCTGGAGGAGCAGTTGGGGTGGTGGAGGGAGAGGTTGAGGGGAGCGCCGGAGGTGCTGGAGGTGCCGACGGACCGGGCGAGGCCAGCGGTGCAGGGGTACCGAGGCGCGAGCGTCGCGGTGAGGATGAAGGAGGAGCTGGCGGAGGGGCTGAGGGAGCTGAGTCGACGAGAAGGCGTGACGCTGTACATGACGCTGCTGGCGGGGTTCCAGACGCTGCTGGCGAGGTACAGCGGGCAGTGGGACGTGGTGGTGGGCTCGCCGGTGTCGGGGAGGACGGTGAAGGAGGTGGAGGGGCTCATCGGGTTCTTCGTGAACACGATGGTGGTGAGGACGGAGGCGGGGGGCGAGCTGACGTTCCGGGAGATGTTGGGGAAGGTGAAGGAGTCGGTGCTGGGAGCGCTGGGTCACCAGGAGGTGCCGTTCGAGAAGCTGGTGGAGGCGATGAGTCCGGCGCGAGACATGAGCCGTGCTCCACTGGTCCAGGTGGCGTTTGGTTTGAATGGGCCGGCGCGGTTGCCTCGGCTGCCGGGTGTGAGCGCGTCGGAGGTGGAGTACGAGCCGGGCATGGCGAAGTTCGACCTCGCGTTGTCGGTGCGCGAGGACGCCGAGGACCTGACGAGCTTCTGGGAGCTCAACACGGACCTGTTCGAGCGAGAGACCGTGGAGCGCATGGCCGCGCACTACCAGCAGTTGCTGGAGGCCGCGGTGAGGGAGCCCGAGACGCGGCTGGATGCGCTCCCCATGGCGGGGCATCGGGATGTGCCCGTGAAGCGGGCCCTGACGGCTCCGCCGCTGAAGAAGAAGGCGCAGTGGACGCCTGAAGGCTTCATCGCGCCGAGGACCGCGCTCGAGGAGCTGGTGGCGGACACGTGGGCTCCGTTGCTGGGGATGAAGCGGGTCGGCGCGGAGGACCACTTCTTCGACCAGGGTGGGCACTCGTTGCTGGTGATGCAGGTGGCTTCGCGACTGCGCGAGGTGCTGGGTCGCGACATCCCCGTGCGCATGCTCTTCGAGTCACCCAGGTTGTCGGAGCTGGCCAGCCACCTCGAAGACCTGGTGCGAGGCACCCCCGGTCCGGTGCGTCCGGCGCTGCCTCCCGTGTCGAGCCGGGAGGTGTTGCCGCAGTCGTTCGCGCAGCAGCGCTTGTGGTTCCTGGACCGGCTGGAGCCGAACAGCCCGCTCTACAACATCGCGCTGGCGATGAAGCTGGAGGGCGTGCTCGATGTGGCGGCGCTGGAGCGGGCCTTCAACACCGTGGTCCGTCGTCACGCGTCGCTGCGGACGACGTTCCGTCAGGACGAGCAAGGCGCGGTGCAGTGCATCCACCCAGAGGTCTCGCTGCCGTTGGCGGTGGTGGACCTGACTGAGCTTTCGGGCGCGATTCGAGCGCAAGAGGTGTCGCGGCTCGTCGCGCAGGAGGGGCATCGGCCCTTCGACCTGACGAAGGGGCCGCTGCTGAGGGTGACGTTGGTGAAGGAGGGTGAAGGGGAGCACGTGATGGTGGTGGTGGTGCACCACATCGTGGCGGACGGGTGGTCGATGGGGGTGATGGCGAGGGAGGTGGAGGCGCTGTACGGGGCGTACGTGAAGGGGGAGGAGGGGAAGCTGGAGGAGGTGGGGTTGCAGTACGCGGACTACGCGGTGTGGCAGCGGGAGTGGATGAAGGGGGAGGTGCTGGAGGAGCAGCTGGGGTGGTGGAGGGAGAGGTTGAGGGGAGCGCCGGAGGTGCTGGAGGTACCGACGGACCGGGCGAGGCCAGCGGTGCAGGGGTACCGAGGCGCGAGCGTCGCGGTGAGGGTGAAGGGGGAGCTGGCGGAGGGGCTGAGGGAGCTGAGCCGACGAGAAGGCGTGACGCTGTACATGACGCTGCTGGCGGGGTTCCAGACGCTGCTGGCGAGGTACAGCGGGCAGTGGGACGTGGTGGTGGGCTCGCCGGTGTCGGGGAGGACGGTGAAGGAGGTGGAGGGGCTCATCGGGTTCTTCGTGAACACGATGGTGGTGAGGACGGAGGCAGGGGGAGAGCTGACGTTCCGGGAGATGTTGGGAAAGGTGAAGGAGTCGGTGCTGGGAGCGCTGGGCCACCAGGAGGTGCCGTTCGAGAAGCTGGTGGAGGCGATGAGTCCGGCGCGAGACATGAGCCGTGCTCCACTGGTCCAGGTCGTGTTCCAGCTTCAGAACGCCTACTCGGGAGACCTCGCGTTGGCGGGGCTCCAGCAGCGACCGATGGACCACGGGCTGCGGTTCGCGAAGGTCGACCTCGCCTTGAGCCTCCAGGAGACCTCCGAGGGACTCCAGGGCGAGCTCGACTTCAGCAGCGACTTGTATGACGTGGCGACGATGGCTCGCTTCAGCGAGCACCTGGTGAACCTGCTGGAGGCCGCGGTGGCGGAGCCGTCGAGCCGGCTGCTCGACCTGCCGCTGTTGAAGGAGTCCTCGAGAAAGCAGCTGCTGACCCATGGCGGCCGCGAGGCCCCTTTCGAAGGCCAGTGCCTCCACCGCATGTTCGAGGCGCAGGTCGCGAGGACGCCCGCCGCGGTCGCGGTGGTGATGGACGGGCAGGTCCTCACGTATGCGGAGCTGGACCGGAGGGCTCGCAAGCTGGCCCGCGTCCTGCGCCAGTGGGGCGTGCGCCCCGATGTCGTGGTGGCGTTGTGTCTTGCACCGAGCTTCGACTGGGTCGTCGCGGTGTTCGCCATCCTCAAGGCGGGTGGCGCCTACCTGCCGATGGACCCGGAGCATCCCGCCGAGCGGCTCGCGTACATGTTGGATGACGCGAAGGTGGCGCTGCTGGTGTCGAAGTCGGAGGAGGCGTCCTCGCTCGCATACTCGGGCGCCATGGTGTTGCTGGATGAGCTCGGTGAGCTGCCGGAGGTGGCGGGGACGGAAGAGCTGGCGCCGGAGGTCACGGCTCGGAATCTGGCGTACGTCATCTACACGTCCGGGAGCACGGGCCGTCCCAAGGGGACGCTGCTGGAGCACCGGGGCGCCTCGAACCTCGCCGAGGCCTTTGGTCCGGCGCGTGGCGGCATCGGGCCGGGAGAGCGGGTGTTGCACTTCGCTCCGGTGAGCTTCGACGCCTCGGTGGCGGACCTCTTCCCCACGCTGCTGAGCGGGGCGACGGTGGTGCTGGCTCGGCGTGAGCAGATGGGACCGGGACGGCCGCTGGCGGAGTTGCTCGTCCGGGAGCAGGTCACCTCGGTGGCCTTGCCTCCGTCGGTCCTGGCGCTGCTGCCGACGGGAGACTATCCGTCGCTGCGAGTCATCGTCTC